CCTTTAATGAATAACCCAAATCTCCTGTTAATTTTGGATATTTATAATCAATATTCTCTTTTTTAATTTGCTCTTCATTAAGTTTCGTATTTAATTCTATTGCTTCTGCTTCCGATAATCTAAGCTCATAAAAGTCTTCTTTTTTCAATTCCTCCCTCTTCAAATCATCCAATTTTTCTTTTTCAGGCAATTTAATATTGTAAATCATAAACTGCTCTCCCAAAATCTTCAATTCTCTCCCAAGATTATCATACTTCAACTGCGAATTTTCATACTCTGTTTTTGCCAATTCATAATCATATTGAGATGCCGTTCCAACCTCATATTTCTTAGTTTGAATCGCATAATCTTTTTTTGTATCATCCACCGTAAGTGCTTCCTGCTCAATCTCCTTCTGTTTATTTTTATAATTTTTATACAAATCAATCAAATCACGAATCTCTCCATTTTTAGTAGTTTCATTTGTAATTTTTTGAATATCACGAGAAATTTGATTTGTTTTTTTATTATAACTATTATCACTATATCCAAAATAATCATTCAAAGTTTTAGAAATTCCAATTTTATTTTCTGTAAGTTCCTTAGTCCTAAAATTATAACTATTTTTATAATAAAAATTCCCATACTTCACATTATTATCCATCGTCAATCCATTAGCCTGACCATGCAAAGAATAATTCTCATCTGAATTTACACTGATTTCATTCCAATCACCATTTTTTAAGGCTTTTTCTTTAATATCATACTTTTTCATATTTTTCTCATTTATTTTTGTAGTATACGAATTTTTTTCATACTCTGTAATTAAATCATCTACACTGACTGCAAAACTCCTCAGTCCTAAAATAAATGAAACAAATAAGACTTGAAACTTTCTATTTATTTTTACCATTTACTCTCCTTCCTTTTCAGTTACTTATCTTTTCTCAAATTTAAGTTAAAAGATTATAACATTTTTGTCTTATTTTATCATTTATTTTTGACAAAATTATGTCTTTTTTTTACTAAAAAATAATCACCATTTTTACAATAGTGATCATTTAGCCAAAAACTATTTTTCAAAATAAATCTTATTCTCATCTTCCCAAATTTCTACGCTGCATTTAGCCCCAAGCGGAACCGTAACTAGATCAGGTTTCTCATGTCCGCTTTCAAGCCCATAAATTACAGGTTTTTCATAATCCTTAAAAAAATCTTTAAAAAGATCCATCAGCTCATAATTTTCCCCATAAGTATTCTCACATCCTGCAAAATTTCCAAATAAAACTCCATTACAATCATCAAATTTCCCAGCATATTTCAAATGAGTCATCATTCTATCAATCCTGCTTATTTCCTCCTCAATTTCCTCAATAAAAAGTATTTTCCCCTTTGCATCAATTTCATAATCAGTTCCTAAAGTTGTAACAATTATTGATAAATTCCCTCCAACTATTTCACCGCTTATTTTTTTATTTTCAAAATCTTTCTTATTCAAAAGTAAAATTTTCTTTTCCAATCCACTTTCTTCATCTATCGGATTTTCAAATTTCCATTTTTCTCCTTTTTTCTTATCCAATGCTTCCAAAAAAGATTTTTTCGTAAAATTACTGAAATCATCAAACATATTCGATTTTACCATTGGTCCATGAAAAGTTCCCAAATTACACTTCTGATTAAAAACAATATTCAAATTAGTAACATCGCTATATCCTACAAAAACCTTCGGATTATTTTTTATCAATTCATAATCCAGCTTATCCAAAAGCTGTGAAGCACTAAACCCGCCTTTCACGCAAAAAATCCCCTTAATCTCATCATCAGAAAAAGCTCTATGCAAATCCTTTACTCTAATTTCAGGTGTTCCCGCCATATATCCACCAATATCTTCAAAAAGGCTCTCCCCCAGCACAGGCTCAAATCCCAACTTTTTTACAACTTCCTTACATTTCTCAATATCTTCCCCTAGAATAGGCGAAGAAGTACAGACTAAAAATACTTTATCTCCTTGTTTTAATGGTCCTGGAAAATTCATCTTCACACTCCTTTTTTTACTTTTACAATTTCCTAAAATTATATTTCAATTTTAAAGACAACTTTTGTAATAATTTTCTTTTTATTTTCACATTCTTCTTCATTTTCAGAATCCAGAATATCAAGTTCAGGTTTATGCACATCATTTGGAAAAAATACAAGTACATCTCCATTTTCAATAACAATATCAAACAATTTATTTCCTTCTAAAATAACCAAATCTCTTTCAGGATCAAAACTTTTTTCCTTCATATTATGAATATCGTTAAATGCAACCCTTTCACTTCCATCAATCATAATTTGCACATCCAAATATCTCTTATGGCTTTCCCAAAATTTATCATTTTCCTTCTTCGTAAAATATTTCCCTACATTCATCTTAATTCCGTTATAACCAACATCATAGCTTCCATTTTCCAATGACAAGATCTTCTCCCTATTTTTTTCAGCATAATCAATACAAAATTGAATATCCTTTGTCAGGCTGCTGTTTTGCAATTTGTCATTTATATTTGTAAAAATCATTTTATTTTCTCCTTTTCTTCATTTTTTTTAGTCATTAGATATTTTCAATAACCTAAGATTTTTTATCTTTACAAGGGTTCAAGACCCCTTGCTTTAAGATATTTATTTTATTAAATTCTAAATTTTTATGATTATCGAACAAGTATTTGTAAAAATTTAAAAATTCCAATAAATATAGAACTATTTTCCTGTAAAACATAAAATTACAATAAATTATTTAGAAAGATTTTTAATTCTATCCAAATTTGAAGTTGAAATCCTGTATATTTTCAATCCACAGCTTTTTAGCTTGTAATATGCTGAATGAGAGTTGTAAGATGTATCAAAAATTACGATATCTGAATTTTTTAATTTATCTGAGTTTCTAAAAACAGCTGTAGCATGAATAAATTCTATCTTAAATCCTTTTTCCTTCGCATATTTTTCAGCTTTTTCAATAACTTTTTGACTCCATCTCCCACCAACTACTTTTACATTCTGATTCGTCAAGTCTATCGTCTTTTCTTCTGACAACTCTTTTATATTCACATTTTCAACTACTTCAATATTCTCATCCTGTTCCATATTTTCAATTTCTTTTTCAAGACTTTTTATCCGAATATTCAATTTTTCAATTTCTTTTTTCTGTTTTTCAATAGTCTTTTCAGCCTCTTTATTCCTGTTTTTTCTCAAATCTTCCTTCAACTTTTTATTTTCTTCTTCAAGTTTATCACAAAGAGAATTTAAAAATTTATTTTCTTGCTCAATTCCCTCAATATCAGTAATTATTTCTTCCAAATCTCTTTCCTTTTCACTAAACTTATACGAATTTATATTAAAAAACTCAAATCCTCTCTTAAAATTTTTTCTCATCAAAAAATATTCCTTCATTTTTTCATCAAAAAAACTGATAAATTCTGCTGAAACATTAAATTTTCTGCCTTCTTCATCAAATTCCAAACCATATTTTTGTGATAATTTTTCCAAATTTCTCTTCTTAACATTTTTATATTTTGCACTTATACTCTCTTGAAATTCCTTCTCAAAATCCTCATTTTCCAGTTCTTCCACAGCTTCTTTCAAAAATGTCTCTTTCCCCAATATTTCCTGCTTATTCTCTTCCAATTTCTCAATATATTTAAAATATTCTTCCTTAAAAAAATCCAAAAATTCAACCAGTTTATTCGTACTTAAAACATACATTATCATTTGCTCTGGATTCAATCCTCTTCCGTTTACCCTTAAAATTTTATCCCTCTGAAATTCCCTCAAATAGTCTTCTTTCGCAAAATTCAAACATTTCTTTTCAACATAAGAATTATTTGTTTCTATAACTTTTCTCAAAAAATCTTTGTTTGACTCATCAATTTTCTCAATAATATCAATTTCTCTCTCAAAAAAAATCAAATTCTCATTAAACGGTTTACCAAATTTCTTTTCCAACAGCTCATTATTAAAATTATCGACTAACAAATCAAAAAAAATATTCTCATTTATAGATTTCAATTTTTCTATCAGCAACGAAATTTTTTCATTATTTCTTGTCATTTTTATCCCTTTCTCCAGTCATTTTTAATTATAGCAAAACTGATTTAAAATTGAACTCAAAAGCTGTAGCTATGTTTACTAAAACCCTAATTATATGATTCTTAATAGCTAATTTGAACAGATTCAAACATATTTGCAAAAGTCGATAAAATTCAAAAGATATGTTTCAATAGAGAGTGTACATAATTTTGTGTAAACTAATAGATGAATTCAGTAAATTCAATACTTTGCTGTTCTATTTACACAAAAAATTTTACATACTCGTTCAATTTTTTTTATCTTTAAGGAGTCTAGATTCCTTACTTCAGAATATTTATCTTATTAAATTTTAAGTTTATGTAATTATTGAACACATCTAATTTAATCCAGTATTTTTAAAATTACAGCTGTTTTATCATTTTTATTTTTTCTAAAATCTCTTTTTCCAAAATAATTTTATCAATTTTGCCTTTCAAATTTTCATCATAAAAATCCTCAACCGTAACAATTTTACTATTTTTATTCAAATTTTTCTCCCAAAATCTTTTAAAATATGGTCGCAAAAACTTATTTATTTCAAGCACAGCTTTTATTTTTCCCTTATTTTTCCAAATATTTTCCAAATGTTCTAAAACAAGCAATTTTGTTCCATCAAAAGTTTGAATCGTATTTATTTTTCCAAATTTTAAAAACTCCCTTGTTTGTGAAATAAGCCAAGGATTTCCAATTATTCCACGTGAAAGTATTATGCCATCAAGATTGCATGAAGATATTTTTTGCTTTATTTCAATAGGCTCAAATAAGTCCCCATTTCCAAAAAATTCTGTATTTCTTGGCATCTTGCTTAATCTTTCAACAATTTCCCAATTTGCAGTTCCAGAATACATCTGTTCTTGAGTCCGCCCATGAACACAGATAAAATCAAGATCATATTTATTTGCCAGTTCCAGAAAAATCTCAGGATTTTGAAAATCCTTATATCCAACACGAATTTTTAAAGAAATATCAGCCTCGATGCCCTTAGTTTCCAAAAGCACCTTATCAACCACTTCAAAATTCTCTAAAAGTGCCGATCCTGCCCCATTTTTTATAATCTTAGGCTGCGGACACCCCATATTTATATTAATTTTTCTAAATCCAAAATCCTTCAATTTCAAAATTCCAGAAACCAGCTCATTTTTATCCCCACCAAAAATTTGAGTCCCTGTTTTTTCCTTATCATCACATTTCAAAAGCTCATTTACAGTAATTTCATCTTCACGATTCAATAAATTAGCATTTACCATTTCAGTAAACAAAAAATCAGGCTCAAACTTTTCAAGTATTTTCCTAAAAGAATAATCAGTAACGCCCGCCATCGGAGCAACATATATTTTCATAAATTCTCCCAGATCCTATTCTTCTCTAACTTTATTCTTCTTTAGCCATCTGTAAAAGCATGTAAAATCCAATTAATTTTTCATTTTCCAATTTTGCCAAAAATTCCTAATTTTTTTAATAGATATTTTCAATAACCTAAATCTTTTAACTATACAAGGAGTTAAAATCCCTTATTTCAGGATATTTATTTTATTAAATTCTAAGTCTAAGCAGTTTTAGTATAAACTCTTATTTCTATTAATTTTTGCTTTTACAATTATTTATCCGCTTTTATTATATATTCAATTTCCTCAAAAATCAAATTAATTTTTTAAATTTTATCTTTAAAGCATTTTTGGATTTTATAATATTGATTATTGACTTTCAAAAAAGTTATAGTATACTTATAACGAAATAAAAAAAATTCAATATAATTCAAAGTTTTCTAAATTTATTATAAAAGGAGAAAATTATGAGAATAAAAAAACTAATTATTAAACTAGGTGTTATTTTACTATTATTTGGAAGTGTCGCCTGTAAAAATAAAAATACTGAATTGGAAAAGAAAATTGCAAATTTAGAAAAGCAAAATGCTGAATTGGCTAAAAGGCAGCAAGAGCAGCAAAACTTGGCAAGTATCAAGACAAATGAAATAAAAAAAGAAAAAAAGGCAGCAAGAGCAGCAAAACTTGGCAAGTATCAAGACAAATGAAATAAAAAAAGAAAAAAAGGCAGAAATACCTTCAAAACCTAAAAAAATTTCAAATTATGAAGGAAAATTAGAAAACAGAATTTCAAACTACGAAGCCAAAAGAGATAAAATAAGCGATGAAAACGGATGGAGTGTTGAAGAAACTCAAGCAAATGAAGCTCTTAACGAAAAATTAGATGATGAGCTTACTAAAGTTTACAATTTAATTATGGAAAGATTGCCAGAAGGAAAAAAGGTAAACTTTAGAAACGAACAAAGACAATGGCTAAAAACAAGAAAAAGAAAAGTAGAAAATTCAAACAATGATGAAGATGGAAATTCTATGATGGGTGGAAGAGCAGCTGGAAATGTGGAAATAATGACTTATCAAGAATTTACAAAAGACAGATTATTTGAATTTGCAAGAATATATGATAATATGGATTAATAATCTTTTTCAGAAGGGAAAAGCAACAAAATGAAAAATAAAATTTTTATGTTAGGAATATTAGTATTAATATCAATAAATACAAATGCTGGATGGGCAAAATATAATAATAAAATTGCAGATGAAATAAAAGGAATCAGTTCTCAAAATATTTATGACAGTAACAATAATTATGCTAATATTTACTATAGCAGTTATGATGATGAAAATGATGACTATTATTACTATGATGAAGATGACAACGATGATGATGGAGATTATTATTACTATTATGAATATGATGAGGAAGACTAGAACGATTTAGTTTTATTTTGAATAGAAAAATTTATAAAGCGGCATGGAAATGTTCGCTTTTTTTGTCACTTTAAATTTTAATCATTTATAAAATATATTAATAATATATATATATATATTGTATATGACTTTGTAAAAAAATTATGATATAATAAAAGATAAAGAAATATAATAGATTACTAAGAAAGGGTGATAAATATTGGAATTAGAAAAATTTATAAAAGACAATAGTGACAAATTGGTACAAATACATTGGAATGATATACTTAATGACTATGCTAAAAATATTGTTTTATCACAAATTGTCCTTAATAATTTGAGTAAGGAAGAATTTTTTAAAGAAGAATCTAATTTTTTTGAATCAATTAATCGGAGAATAAATGATTATATTGAAAATATAAAAAATCCAAATTATCAAATAGCAATTGTCGGAGCAATAAAAGCAGGAAAATCAACTTTAATAAATGCTCTTATTGGGCACGAACTTGCTAGCACAAACGTAACTCCAGAAACCGCAACATTAACAAAATTTAAATATTCTGAAAAAAATTGCTTAAAAATAAAATTTTATACTAAAAATGACTGGGACAAAATTTGGTACGATGCTACTGAAAAAAAAGCTACGACATTTATCGAAGGATATAAGCAGTTAAATGCTGATGAAGTTAAAAACCTATTACTTAATAAAAAAGATGTATATCAAGAATTTGATAGTATCGAAGAAATGAAAAAAGAAATCTCACGTTGGACTTCTTCAAGATCTAAAGAACATTATTTTGTTAAAGAACTTGAAATTGGTATAGACGATTTAAAGTTGCCAACTCAAATATGTCTGGTAGATACCCCTGGATTAAATGATGTCATAGATTACCGTTCAAAAATAACAAGAGATTATATCAGTAATGCGAATGCCGTAATTGTATGTGTAAACGCAAAAACATTACGAAATGAAGAATTTTTAACAATTACAAAAGTATTTTCAAAAGCAAGATACAAAAAAGATAAAGTTTATATTTTAGGAACTCAGATTGATATAATGAACTCTGCTGAAGATTGGCAAGAACAAAGAGCATTGTGGCTCGATATTCTAAAAAAGGAAGAATGCTACGGAAATGCATCAACAGCAATTAATCATTTGTTGGGTATAAGTTCTTTTGCTTATTCAGAAGCATCAAGATTAAATAGTATTTTTAATCGTGAAACTGTTTTAAAATTGACACATGAAAAATTAATAAATTTTGATGAAGCAGGAAAAATTATTGATTTGATATCAGAAAATAAATATACAGAAGAAATGCTGGCAGAATTGAAAAAAAGAATTATCAACTTTTCACAAATTGAAAAAGTTAATAAAATTATACAAAAGGAATTACTTCAAGATTTTAATAACTCAATGATTACAGATTTTGTTGAACAATATAAAATTTTAGTAGAAGAAATAAATAATTTTAGAAATAATTACAAAAATATTTTAACTGAGAAAAAAGACGATTTAGAAAGAACTTCTGAAGAACTGAATAAAAAAGTGGAAGAAGAAAGACGTAAAATTGAAGAACTTGAAAAAATAAATGCCAGCCTTGAACAAAAAATAAAAGAAACAACAGACAGCTTCAATTTAGATTTTGGAAAACTTGAAAATAATTTTAAAGAATTAGAAAAAGGTATCAAAAAAATTAAAATAGATAAATAAGGAGGAGAAATTATGGGATTTTGGTCTGCAATTGGAGGAGTTCTTAAAGCAATTGGAAGTGTGATATTTACTCCAGCAAGGGTAATTACCTGGGTAGCCGAAAAAATTTTCAGTTTAGGTGATACCCCTAGTTACAATTCAAGCACAGCAACTGTTGATGAAACTAAAAAAGTTAATGAACTTTTAGAAAAATGTATAAAGGGATATAGTAGAGAAGCCGAAGAATACGATAAATTAGCTCAAAACATTATAAAAGATAATTTTCGTACAATAGAAGGAAAACTTTCTGAAATTAACAATGCATCTGATACACCGATAATTGATAATTTTGTCTTCGAGAGCTTTAAAAATAATGCTAAAAATATAAATAAAGGCCTAGATAAGATATACTCAAAACAAATATCCAATACTTTTTCATTAAACAATAATAAATTGCTAGATATTCTTAAACTTGATAAAGGAAATAAAAAAAATGATAAATTGAGAGATTTAGCAGTAAATACTGTTACAAAGGCAAATAATACATTATTATGTGAATTATCTGACTTTACAAAAGAACAGCAAAATTTTATTTCTGAAAAACTTTCAGAATATATGACAAATAGAAAAAATACTTTGATTACTTCTAAAAATGAAACAGAAAAAATATTAGCAAGTTTGAAAAAAGATGATAATGAAAGAATGCAATTAAAAAATTATTATAAAAATTTATTGGATGAAATAAATTTACTAGGAAAAATTTTAAATTTAGGTGGTAAATAAATGAAAAACAGAAAAGAATTAATTGGAAATTTTTTATTTTTTCCAAAAAATGAAGGTAAAAAAATAACCCAAAAATTAAATGATATTTTGAAAAATCAAAAAGAAATAAAAGATGATATAACTGAAATAAAACAAATATTAAAAGAATATTCTAAGTTAGAAAAATCATATAATTCAGATATAAAAAAAATTTATAAAATTATAAATCAACTACTTTTAAAAGATTTATTAAAAAAACACAAAGACTTACTAGATGATATAAAAAATGACAACTATTAATTTTACCCGAACAGCCTAATTTTTTATTTTTTCCCTTTAACGAATCTAAAATTTATAATATAAAGCCACTTTTTTTATTGTTCTCTTTAATTATTTAGAAAGTTTTTGGAATCTCTTTAAATTTTATCTTTATAGTCTAGATTAGTTGATATATTGAAATAAATACTTTAAATTTTTAAAACACAACATTTTCAAAGCCAAAAAAAATTAAAATAATATAAAAATATTGTATAATCCAACTAAAAGTTAAAAAGAGTAAATTTTAAGGAGGAGTCAAAATGAAAAAAGTATTGGCAATTACTATGTTATCAGCATTGGCATTGGTTTCTTGTACAACTGCTGCTGATGGAACTAAGAAAATTAGTAAAACTGGAATTGGTGCTGGAATTGGTGCGGCTGCAGGAGCGGCTATTGGGCAAGTTATTGGGAAAGATACAAAAGGTACATTGATTGGTACAGCTGGAGGAGCTGCAGTTGGTGCGGCCATTGGAAACATTTTTGATAGACAGGAAAAAGAGTTAAAAGATAAATTACAAGGAACTGGTGTAGATGTAAAAAGAACTGGTGAAGGTGAAATTAAATTAACAGCACCTGAAAACATTACTTTTGATACAAACAGCTATGTGGTTAAACCACAATTTAGAAAGACATTGGATTCGGTAGCAACTGTATTAAATACTTATCCTGATTCAACAATTGTAGTTTCAGGACATACAGATACGACAGGAACTGATGCAATCAACAATCCACTTTCTGTAAATCGTGCAAGTTCAGTAGCATCTTACCTTGAATCACAAGGAATTTCAACTTCAAGAATAACTTCACGTGGTTACGGAAGCAAACAGCCAATTGCAAGCAATGCAACAGAAGCAGGAAGAGCTCAAAACAGAAGAGTTGAAATTGCTATAATTGCAAATCAAAAATAATTGAAAATTTTTTAGGAGTTTTTTCAAATTGAGTTTTGAATTAGCTCCTTTTTTTCTGCTTCTAATTATATTTTTACTTAATTTATTTTCTTTAAATAATGAATTTATGCTATTTTCCATTTAAATAGAAAA
The DNA window shown above is from Leptotrichia wadei and carries:
- a CDS encoding YhcH/YjgK/YiaL family protein; translation: MIFTNINDKLQNSSLTKDIQFCIDYAEKNREKILSLENGSYDVGYNGIKMNVGKYFTKKENDKFWESHKRYLDVQIMIDGSERVAFNDIHNMKEKSFDPERDLVILEGNKLFDIVIENGDVLVFFPNDVHKPELDILDSENEEECENKKKIITKVVFKIEI
- a CDS encoding lysozyme inhibitor LprI family protein, which encodes MASIKTNEIKKEKKAEIPSKPKKISNYEGKLENRISNYEAKRDKISDENGWSVEETQANEALNEKLDDELTKVYNLIMERLPEGKKVNFRNEQRQWLKTRKRKVENSNNDEDGNSMMGGRAAGNVEIMTYQEFTKDRLFEFARIYDNMD
- a CDS encoding OmpA family protein, which translates into the protein MKKVLAITMLSALALVSCTTAADGTKKISKTGIGAGIGAAAGAAIGQVIGKDTKGTLIGTAGGAAVGAAIGNIFDRQEKELKDKLQGTGVDVKRTGEGEIKLTAPENITFDTNSYVVKPQFRKTLDSVATVLNTYPDSTIVVSGHTDTTGTDAINNPLSVNRASSVASYLESQGISTSRITSRGYGSKQPIASNATEAGRAQNRRVEIAIIANQK
- a CDS encoding S66 peptidase family protein translates to MNFPGPLKQGDKVFLVCTSSPILGEDIEKCKEVVKKLGFEPVLGESLFEDIGGYMAGTPEIRVKDLHRAFSDDEIKGIFCVKGGFSASQLLDKLDYELIKNNPKVFVGYSDVTNLNIVFNQKCNLGTFHGPMVKSNMFDDFSNFTKKSFLEALDKKKGEKWKFENPIDEESGLEKKILLLNKKDFENKKISGEIVGGNLSIIVTTLGTDYEIDAKGKILFIEEIEEEISRIDRMMTHLKYAGKFDDCNGVLFGNFAGCENTYGENYELMDLFKDFFKDYEKPVIYGLESGHEKPDLVTVPLGAKCSVEIWEDENKIYFEK
- a CDS encoding tRNA dihydrouridine synthase, whose translation is MKIYVAPMAGVTDYSFRKILEKFEPDFLFTEMVNANLLNREDEITVNELLKCDDKEKTGTQIFGGDKNELVSGILKLKDFGFRKININMGCPQPKIIKNGAGSALLENFEVVDKVLLETKGIEADISLKIRVGYKDFQNPEIFLELANKYDLDFICVHGRTQEQMYSGTANWEIVERLSKMPRNTEFFGNGDLFEPIEIKQKISSCNLDGIILSRGIIGNPWLISQTREFLKFGKINTIQTFDGTKLLVLEHLENIWKNKGKIKAVLEINKFLRPYFKRFWEKNLNKNSKIVTVEDFYDENLKGKIDKIILEKEILEKIKMIKQL
- a CDS encoding TolC family protein, producing the protein MVKINRKFQVLFVSFILGLRSFAVSVDDLITEYEKNSYTTKINEKNMKKYDIKEKALKNGDWNEISVNSDENYSLHGQANGLTMDNNVKYGNFYYKNSYNFRTKELTENKIGISKTLNDYFGYSDNSYNKKTNQISRDIQKITNETTKNGEIRDLIDLYKNYKNKQKEIEQEALTVDDTKKDYAIQTKKYEVGTASQYDYELAKTEYENSQLKYDNLGRELKILGEQFMIYNIKLPEKEKLDDLKREELKKEDFYELRLSEAEAIELNTKLNEEQIKKENIDYKYPKLTGDLGYSLKDHSIVAGLSVSKTFKRYNDTIEDLKNEKEKLELQYEQKKNELVSNVGQQMITYTTYQTNELTAENTMNIKKKEYEIYAKRYELGVDTYSNYVEKRNNYKKAIIDYETAKNELAAFTKKIKYYK
- a CDS encoding dynamin family protein → MELEKFIKDNSDKLVQIHWNDILNDYAKNIVLSQIVLNNLSKEEFFKEESNFFESINRRINDYIENIKNPNYQIAIVGAIKAGKSTLINALIGHELASTNVTPETATLTKFKYSEKNCLKIKFYTKNDWDKIWYDATEKKATTFIEGYKQLNADEVKNLLLNKKDVYQEFDSIEEMKKEISRWTSSRSKEHYFVKELEIGIDDLKLPTQICLVDTPGLNDVIDYRSKITRDYISNANAVIVCVNAKTLRNEEFLTITKVFSKARYKKDKVYILGTQIDIMNSAEDWQEQRALWLDILKKEECYGNASTAINHLLGISSFAYSEASRLNSIFNRETVLKLTHEKLINFDEAGKIIDLISENKYTEEMLAELKKRIINFSQIEKVNKIIQKELLQDFNNSMITDFVEQYKILVEEINNFRNNYKNILTEKKDDLERTSEELNKKVEEERRKIEELEKINASLEQKIKETTDSFNLDFGKLENNFKELEKGIKKIKIDK